From a single Oceanobacillus kimchii X50 genomic region:
- a CDS encoding BCCT family transporter gives MRSKNKKELDWPVFYISGGFLILFIILSLLSKEKVGEWVNTLFTYSSDWFGAYWQILLLLNFLIGLGLAVSKYGKVRLGKMDKPKYSYFGWVSMILVTLLASGGVFWAAAEPMYHYMDTPPLFGGGEFNYLDGAMAQAFVHWGFLAWAILGTLAVVVMMYVHYHKGYPLKPRGLLYPIFGEKIFEKSVVGTLADSFSIIATVAGTLGPLGFLGLQISYGLNHLFGVPNTLVISMLVVLGLVTVAAISAATGVDRGIYHLSNWNVQFTILLALLVFLIGPTTFIIDAFIGGTGAHLQNFFTMNLFRGDEGWLSGWTIFFWGWFIGYAPMLIVFISRISRGRTIRELIIAVSVVAPLVTNFWFSVVGGTGIFFENENPGSVSNALTEGGMPAAVMAITDQLPMGVIFGVGFLLVSIIFVATTTDTMSYTVAATLSGHDNPKRWLRVFWAIIFGATTAVILTIGEDSITSIQNSIVITAVPVSFLLLPPLWNAPKIAKKMALEQGLIWQREMNKKVDKD, from the coding sequence GTGAGATCCAAAAATAAAAAGGAACTCGATTGGCCCGTTTTTTATATAAGCGGCGGTTTTTTAATATTATTTATCATCCTTTCATTATTAAGTAAGGAGAAAGTTGGAGAGTGGGTAAATACTTTATTTACTTATTCCTCAGATTGGTTCGGGGCATATTGGCAAATATTACTATTACTTAATTTCTTAATCGGACTAGGATTAGCCGTATCAAAATATGGAAAAGTTCGTTTAGGGAAAATGGATAAACCAAAGTATAGTTATTTTGGTTGGGTAAGTATGATTTTGGTGACATTACTCGCGAGTGGCGGTGTCTTCTGGGCAGCTGCTGAACCGATGTATCATTATATGGATACACCACCTTTGTTTGGTGGTGGAGAGTTTAACTATTTAGACGGTGCAATGGCTCAAGCTTTTGTTCATTGGGGGTTCCTTGCATGGGCGATTCTCGGTACTTTAGCAGTGGTAGTCATGATGTACGTCCATTATCACAAAGGATATCCATTAAAACCTAGAGGATTACTATACCCAATATTTGGTGAAAAAATTTTTGAAAAGAGTGTTGTCGGAACACTTGCAGACAGCTTTTCAATTATAGCAACAGTAGCAGGTACACTTGGCCCATTAGGATTTCTAGGGTTACAGATTTCTTATGGATTAAATCATTTATTTGGAGTACCCAATACACTTGTGATAAGTATGTTAGTAGTGCTTGGATTAGTCACAGTTGCTGCAATATCTGCTGCGACAGGCGTAGATAGAGGAATTTATCATTTAAGTAATTGGAATGTACAATTTACGATTCTTCTAGCATTACTTGTATTTCTAATTGGTCCAACAACATTTATTATTGATGCTTTTATCGGTGGAACAGGGGCTCATTTACAAAATTTCTTTACAATGAATTTGTTTCGTGGAGATGAAGGTTGGTTATCTGGTTGGACGATATTTTTCTGGGGTTGGTTTATTGGCTATGCTCCAATGCTTATTGTATTTATAAGCCGTATTTCCAGGGGTCGAACAATTCGTGAACTAATTATTGCGGTATCCGTTGTTGCACCATTAGTTACAAATTTCTGGTTCTCTGTTGTAGGAGGAACGGGGATATTCTTTGAAAATGAAAACCCAGGTTCTGTTTCCAATGCTTTAACAGAGGGGGGAATGCCTGCAGCTGTTATGGCAATAACGGATCAATTACCTATGGGAGTTATATTTGGAGTAGGATTTTTATTAGTATCGATTATATTTGTAGCTACTACTACGGATACGATGTCATATACAGTCGCTGCGACATTATCGGGTCATGATAACCCGAAACGTTGGTTACGTGTGTTCTGGGCAATCATCTTTGGTGCTACAACAGCTGTAATTTTAACGATTGGGGAAGACAGTATTACATCGATACAAAATTCTATTGTTATTACTGCAGTTCCTGTATCTTTCTTGTTGTTACCACCATTGTGGAATGCGCCAAAAATTGCAAAGAAAATGGCATTAGAACAAGGGTTAATATGGCAGCGTGAAATGAATAAAAAAGTGGATAAAGATTAA
- a CDS encoding squalene/phytoene synthase family protein — MSNQATLDKEAMKVLKETSRTFYIPIKLLNKTLRKTVGSAYLCMRAIDEMEDHEALDSSSKQELLIQTSRLLQAESFDNVAYQSLIDPYRNILPEVTIRLNDWLLYCPSNIVTKVKASTSEMAEGMAKWVARDWEVNTKEDLDEYTYYVAGLVGVMLSDIWQWYDGTETDRELAIGYGRGLQAVNILRNIDEDAERGVGFFPDDWTKKEMFEYAEMNLHMGDQYMEQISTKNILLFCRIPLALAQKTLDALKKGKEKISRDEVENTVDHIINS, encoded by the coding sequence GTGAGTAATCAAGCAACATTAGATAAAGAAGCAATGAAGGTACTCAAAGAAACTAGTCGAACATTTTACATTCCAATAAAGCTGCTGAATAAAACATTAAGGAAAACAGTTGGTTCAGCATACCTTTGTATGCGTGCGATTGATGAAATGGAAGATCATGAAGCTTTGGATTCTTCTAGTAAGCAGGAATTACTAATCCAAACAAGTCGATTATTACAAGCGGAATCGTTTGATAATGTTGCTTACCAATCATTAATTGATCCGTATCGTAATATTCTCCCAGAAGTAACAATTAGATTAAATGATTGGTTGCTTTATTGCCCTTCAAATATTGTTACGAAAGTTAAGGCTTCTACTAGTGAGATGGCGGAAGGAATGGCAAAATGGGTAGCTAGAGACTGGGAAGTAAACACCAAAGAAGACTTAGATGAATATACGTATTATGTGGCTGGGCTAGTCGGTGTCATGCTATCAGATATTTGGCAATGGTATGATGGAACAGAAACAGATCGTGAGTTAGCTATTGGGTACGGTCGAGGATTACAAGCTGTCAATATATTAAGGAATATTGATGAAGATGCTGAACGCGGAGTAGGTTTCTTCCCGGATGATTGGACTAAAAAAGAAATGTTTGAATATGCAGAGATGAATTTACATATGGGAGATCAATATATGGAACAAATTTCCACAAAGAATATTTTGTTATTCTGTCGTATTCCATTAGCACTTGCGCAAAAAACATTGGACGCATTGAAAAAAGGGAAAGAAAAAATATCACGGGATGAAGTTGAAAACACAGTTGATCACATTATAAATTCATAA